In a genomic window of Sulfurimonas denitrificans DSM 1251:
- the greA gene encoding transcription elongation factor GreA has translation MQKIEPMTLFGYNKLQAEVKNIKEVKRPRVVKDIEEALEHGDLKENAEYHAAKEQQKILDNRLAELAELIGSSKIVDPTELEHTKVSFGSTVVVCDVISEIEYTYTIVGGCESNPDIGLISFNSPLAKQLLGREEGDDVKVQLPNGQKEFEIIEVTYKEIVFECH, from the coding sequence ATGCAAAAAATAGAGCCAATGACACTGTTTGGATATAACAAACTCCAAGCTGAAGTAAAAAATATAAAAGAGGTTAAGAGACCTCGTGTTGTTAAAGATATAGAAGAGGCACTTGAACACGGTGACTTAAAAGAAAATGCTGAGTATCACGCAGCAAAAGAGCAGCAAAAGATTTTAGATAACCGTTTAGCTGAACTAGCAGAACTAATTGGTTCTTCAAAGATAGTAGATCCAACTGAGCTTGAACATACTAAAGTCAGCTTTGGTTCAACTGTTGTTGTTTGTGATGTAATCAGCGAGATAGAATATACATATACAATAGTAGGTGGATGTGAATCAAACCCAGATATAGGGCTTATTTCGTTTAACTCTCCTTTAGCAAAACAGCTTCTTGGACGAGAAGAGGGCGATGATGTAAAAGTTCAACTTCCAAATGGTCAAAAAGAGTTTGAAATAATTGAAGTTACTTATAAGGAGATAGTCTTTGAGTGCCATTGA
- a CDS encoding FecCD family ABC transporter permease, translated as MQYKKEAKYLLLATVILTLIALLSLLWGQYQIDMSTFAQYINYKFFSKGEIDAQTFALIDNIILEIRLPRVILAVLIGAALATSGAVFQAMFVNPLVSPGILGVLAGASFGAALGMLISEHWYIVQIMAFIFGFISVGFAVLIGSMVTSSRSTVMLVLGGVISGSLFTSLLSIIKYVADPYSTLPAIVYWLMGSLSMAQLDEVFLVAIPILISIAGMIFMSKYFDLMSLGDEEAKALGVNVKLIRILAIILATLASSLSVVMAGIIGWVGLIIPHIIRMAFGPSHRLLIPLSAILGGAFLLLADAISRLALSIEIPIGILTSLIGIPIFILVLKNARAAWN; from the coding sequence ATGCAATATAAAAAAGAGGCTAAATATCTACTCCTTGCAACAGTTATTTTAACTCTTATTGCGTTGTTGTCTCTTTTGTGGGGGCAGTATCAGATAGATATGAGCACATTTGCTCAGTATATAAATTACAAATTCTTCTCCAAAGGAGAAATTGACGCTCAGACGTTTGCTCTAATAGACAACATTATCTTAGAGATTCGCCTCCCTCGTGTAATTTTGGCGGTTCTCATAGGTGCTGCACTTGCAACGAGTGGAGCAGTTTTTCAAGCGATGTTTGTAAATCCTCTTGTCTCTCCCGGCATTTTAGGAGTTCTCGCTGGGGCATCTTTTGGGGCAGCTTTAGGGATGCTTATCTCTGAGCATTGGTATATTGTTCAAATTATGGCGTTTATTTTTGGGTTTATATCTGTAGGTTTTGCCGTGCTTATTGGCTCTATGGTAACCTCCTCCCGCTCAACTGTGATGCTGGTTCTTGGCGGTGTTATCAGCGGCTCTTTATTTACCTCCTTGCTCTCTATCATCAAATATGTTGCAGACCCTTACAGCACTCTTCCTGCCATAGTTTACTGGCTTATGGGTTCACTCTCTATGGCGCAGTTAGACGAGGTTTTTCTTGTAGCAATTCCTATTTTGATAAGCATTGCTGGGATGATATTTATGAGTAAATATTTTGATTTAATGAGCCTTGGCGATGAGGAGGCAAAAGCACTTGGTGTAAATGTAAAACTTATCCGCATCCTAGCTATCATCCTTGCTACACTTGCTAGTTCACTTAGTGTAGTTATGGCTGGAATTATTGGCTGGGTTGGACTTATCATTCCACACATTATCCGCATGGCATTTGGTCCTTCGCACCGCTTACTTATTCCCCTCTCAGCGATATTGGGAGGAGCTTTTTTGCTTCTTGCTGATGCCATTTCAAGGCTAGCTCTTAGTATTGAGATACCAATTGGGATACTCACTTCACTCATAGGCATTCCTATCTTCATACTAGTTTTAAAAAATGCGAGGGCGGCATGGAACTAA
- a CDS encoding TonB family protein: MINNFYTRAIISVASTTLLHASIFYTLNEIEPNITPSQRVVEIASIESLKKEKKIAVAEQKPEPLPKTVQEPKPVRKLKLEPVVKAEPVAKPKHIVEQSPIPLKEPLLVAQNEVKNMEVKEDTKNNADIEPTTPIKTTQKSQEAQKASSIKKANEIEQYLFKIRAKIQENLRYPPLARRLKIEGESVVSFDIANNGSVNISSIGIKKSSGHESLDRQAMQTIEDVSPFDAPPKEVMSIILPISFNLNR, from the coding sequence ATGATAAACAACTTTTACACTAGAGCCATAATATCAGTAGCATCCACTACTCTCTTACATGCTTCAATATTTTACACCCTAAATGAGATAGAGCCAAATATCACTCCCTCACAAAGAGTGGTGGAGATTGCATCTATTGAGAGTCTCAAAAAAGAGAAAAAAATTGCAGTAGCAGAGCAAAAACCAGAGCCCTTACCAAAGACAGTACAAGAGCCAAAACCAGTTCGAAAATTAAAACTAGAACCAGTGGTAAAAGCAGAGCCAGTAGCAAAACCAAAACATATAGTAGAGCAAAGCCCTATTCCTCTTAAAGAACCTTTGTTAGTCGCTCAAAATGAGGTAAAAAATATGGAGGTAAAAGAAGATACGAAAAATAACGCAGATATTGAGCCAACAACGCCTATAAAAACCACTCAAAAGAGCCAAGAGGCGCAAAAGGCTTCATCCATAAAAAAGGCTAATGAGATAGAGCAGTACCTCTTTAAAATAAGAGCAAAAATTCAAGAAAACCTAAGATACCCGCCTCTTGCAAGACGACTTAAAATTGAGGGAGAGAGTGTTGTTAGCTTTGATATAGCAAACAACGGGAGTGTAAATATCTCATCCATTGGGATAAAAAAGTCAAGCGGACATGAGAGTTTAGACAGACAAGCGATGCAAACCATTGAGGATGTTTCGCCTTTTGATGCTCCGCCAAAAGAGGTAATGTCTATAATATTACCAATTTCGTTCAATTTAAATAGATAA
- a CDS encoding ExbD/TolR family protein: MKMDNAYEDSEISEINMTPFVDIVLVILVIFMATATFVAEGKIAISLPKATQNEQSLEPTKPIIITIDKEGKFYFEENLVEIQSLNNALIKNYDRASKDGVILRSDAKTSFEYVVKAIDICKQNSISKFSIQTQE, translated from the coding sequence ATGAAGATGGATAATGCCTATGAAGATAGCGAAATATCGGAGATAAACATGACTCCATTTGTGGATATTGTTCTTGTTATTTTAGTTATTTTCATGGCAACGGCAACTTTTGTTGCAGAGGGCAAAATAGCTATCTCGCTTCCAAAAGCTACGCAAAATGAGCAATCACTTGAGCCGACAAAACCGATAATTATAACCATAGACAAAGAGGGAAAATTTTATTTTGAGGAGAATCTTGTAGAGATACAATCTCTTAATAATGCACTCATAAAAAATTATGATAGAGCTTCAAAGGATGGCGTTATTCTTCGCAGTGACGCAAAGACATCATTTGAGTATGTTGTAAAAGCCATCGATATCTGCAAACAAAATAGCATCTCAAAGTTTTCTATCCAGACGCAGGAGTAG
- a CDS encoding UDP-2,3-diacylglucosamine diphosphatase, with product MQKEPEILEGAFVVADAHFSYERPLFLDFLKEINSQTLRPTQLILMGDIFDSLFGEIPSTHVFNQEAIALINKISNEIEVLYFEGNHDFNLSEVFPNVKIFPISSQPLTCNYKDKRVLLCHGDIEGAIGYKIYTKIIRNHYVLIILRVIDTLLNNGILKRLDKYLSQKNDCKEFIGLESFMLRRLEGKYRCDYFVEGHFHQNKMIKMRDFIYINLGAFACNQRYFIVKSTQHIELFEEKIFSKGI from the coding sequence ATGCAAAAAGAGCCAGAGATATTAGAGGGCGCATTTGTAGTTGCAGATGCTCATTTTTCTTATGAGCGTCCACTCTTTTTAGATTTTTTAAAAGAGATTAACTCTCAAACATTGCGCCCAACTCAATTAATACTTATGGGCGATATTTTTGATTCACTTTTTGGTGAAATTCCCTCTACACATGTATTTAATCAAGAAGCAATAGCGTTGATAAATAAGATATCAAATGAGATAGAAGTTCTCTACTTTGAGGGAAATCATGATTTTAATCTCTCTGAGGTTTTTCCAAATGTAAAAATTTTTCCAATCTCATCTCAACCACTTACATGTAACTATAAAGATAAGAGAGTTCTTCTTTGTCATGGGGATATAGAGGGTGCGATTGGTTATAAAATTTATACAAAAATTATTAGAAATCACTATGTACTCATAATACTTAGAGTGATTGACACACTTTTAAATAATGGTATTTTAAAGCGTTTGGATAAATATTTAAGTCAAAAAAATGATTGTAAAGAATTTATTGGTTTAGAGAGTTTTATGTTGCGAAGATTAGAGGGTAAATATAGGTGTGACTATTTTGTTGAGGGGCATTTTCATCAAAATAAAATGATAAAAATGAGAGATTTTATATATATTAATCTTGGTGCTTTTGCTTGCAATCAAAGATACTTTATAGTAAAATCAACGCAACATATAGAGTTATTTGAAGAGAAAATTTTCTCAAAAGGGATTTAG
- a CDS encoding MotA/TolQ/ExbB proton channel family protein, translating to MLVEKLLGVAIIGVDPVLWILLFMSVISFGVIMERALVFGYVKKRVHELSMIEVRILLEKRLGVLATFGNNAPFIGLFGTVLGIINAFHTLSRGSEFGVNAVMGGISEALVATATGLFVAIPSVIAYNYFVRKIKMILLDMGAKAS from the coding sequence ATGCTTGTTGAGAAACTTTTAGGAGTTGCCATTATCGGGGTTGACCCAGTCTTATGGATATTGCTTTTTATGAGCGTTATCTCCTTTGGAGTGATTATGGAGAGAGCACTTGTATTTGGATATGTTAAAAAAAGAGTTCATGAACTCTCTATGATAGAGGTGAGAATCTTACTTGAAAAAAGGTTGGGAGTACTTGCAACATTTGGAAATAACGCTCCTTTTATTGGACTTTTTGGAACTGTTCTTGGAATCATCAACGCTTTTCACACGCTCTCAAGGGGAAGTGAATTTGGTGTAAATGCAGTTATGGGTGGCATCTCAGAAGCGCTTGTTGCAACTGCTACTGGGCTTTTTGTGGCGATTCCAAGCGTCATAGCCTACAACTACTTTGTAAGAAAAATAAAGATGATACTTCTAGACATGGGGGCAAAAGCGTCATGA
- the surE gene encoding 5'/3'-nucleotidase SurE — protein MRYKILVTNDDGYEAKGLRALVKALKELEDVEVMVVAPASEKSACGHSLTLVRPLRFVGVDDNFFKLDDGTPSDCVYLALSTIYVDSKPDLLISGINRGSNMGEDITYSGTAAGAMEGVLHDVPSIAISQVMDFSDPQGDFTLAQKVIKELVIKIKNGSFPLPQREFLNVNIPPDLDSTDNRDAKMVVTYAGYRFYANDSHIHRNPRGEEFYWLGLHPLDFLPREGIKGISDYEAIEAGNISITPIQLDMSAYKSMNKLKEWIE, from the coding sequence TTGAGATATAAAATTTTAGTAACAAACGATGATGGTTATGAAGCAAAAGGGTTACGTGCTTTAGTAAAAGCACTCAAGGAACTTGAGGATGTTGAGGTTATGGTAGTAGCGCCTGCAAGTGAGAAATCAGCATGTGGGCACTCTTTAACGCTTGTACGACCTTTGCGTTTTGTTGGAGTTGATGATAACTTTTTTAAGCTTGATGATGGGACTCCAAGTGACTGCGTGTATCTCGCACTTAGTACAATATATGTGGATTCAAAACCAGATTTGCTTATCAGCGGAATAAATAGAGGCTCAAATATGGGCGAGGATATTACATACTCAGGAACAGCAGCGGGTGCTATGGAGGGAGTTCTTCATGACGTTCCTTCTATCGCTATCTCTCAAGTTATGGATTTTAGTGACCCTCAGGGCGATTTTACTCTGGCGCAAAAGGTTATAAAAGAGCTTGTTATAAAGATAAAAAATGGCTCTTTTCCTCTGCCACAAAGAGAGTTTTTAAATGTAAATATTCCGCCAGACCTTGATTCTACTGACAATAGAGATGCAAAGATGGTTGTAACTTATGCTGGATATAGATTTTATGCAAATGATTCACACATACATAGAAATCCAAGAGGCGAGGAGTTCTACTGGCTAGGGCTTCATCCTCTGGATTTTTTACCAAGAGAAGGAATTAAGGGCATTAGCGATTATGAGGCTATTGAAGCTGGAAATATCTCTATAACTCCTATACAGCTTGACATGAGTGCATACAAAAGTATGAATAAACTTAAAGAGTGGATAGAGTAA
- a CDS encoding ABC transporter ATP-binding protein, whose product MELKPVIEVNNLHFSYKNHNVLSGVDLKLYKGEVVSLLGPNGCGKSTLIKLILKLIKGRGEIAIANKALESYSHKEIASHVAYIPQYNNTPFNYSVLEMVLMGRVSKLGFFAIASANDYEVANKALQKIGIEHLRDKAFGQLSGGQKQMVLLARSIAQEVNIFIMDEPVAGLDYGNQIRLLELISELSAQGYTFLKTTHYPDHALLISSRVVVMDGGKIIADGAPAEVITKEMIQDVYSINTDIITHDSHKRCVPIFQKTI is encoded by the coding sequence ATGGAACTAAAACCTGTCATAGAAGTAAATAACCTTCACTTCTCATACAAAAATCACAATGTTTTATCAGGTGTGGATTTAAAACTCTACAAAGGAGAAGTCGTCTCCTTGCTTGGACCAAATGGATGTGGAAAAAGTACGCTTATCAAACTCATCTTGAAGCTTATAAAAGGCAGAGGCGAGATAGCGATAGCTAATAAAGCGCTAGAGAGTTATTCACACAAAGAGATAGCCTCACATGTAGCCTATATTCCGCAGTATAACAACACGCCTTTTAACTACTCCGTGCTTGAGATGGTGCTTATGGGAAGAGTCTCAAAGCTTGGCTTTTTCGCCATTGCTAGTGCAAATGATTATGAAGTAGCAAACAAAGCACTCCAAAAAATAGGCATCGAGCATCTTAGAGATAAAGCTTTTGGACAGCTCAGTGGCGGACAAAAACAGATGGTTTTACTTGCTCGCTCCATTGCTCAAGAGGTCAATATTTTTATCATGGATGAGCCTGTTGCAGGGCTTGATTATGGCAACCAGATAAGACTCTTAGAGCTTATTAGCGAGTTAAGTGCGCAGGGATATACATTTTTAAAAACCACGCACTACCCTGACCATGCACTTTTGATTTCAAGCCGTGTTGTCGTTATGGATGGCGGAAAAATCATAGCAGATGGTGCGCCAGCAGAGGTAATCACAAAAGAGATGATTCAAGATGTTTACTCCATAAACACAGACATTATCACACACGATTCACACAAAAGATGTGTTCCGATTTTTCAAAAAACTATATAA
- the argC gene encoding N-acetyl-gamma-glutamyl-phosphate reductase: protein MSAIDVGVIGASGYTGLELIKILLKHPKFNLSYVANTEGGATLSELHPSLKGAFECNVVKVDIDELAKKCELVFLAVPHQAAMAYVKPLIEKGLKVVDLSADYRLSKDIYEEFYCPHTDVENLLHAVYGLPELFAQKIKKAKLVANPGCFPTSAILGLLPFMDKRVAHTPIIVDSKTGVSGAGKKLSDVTHFVNVNENLFAYNPLLHRHAPEIAQKLGVDFDEVHFVPHLVPVTRGMLSSIYIQVEGDFDAFSILSEFYKDAKHVRVSKNPVDMKSVAGTNFCDIYVKQKNNILFISSAIDNLMRGASSAAVVNANLMMGFDEELGIPNIAYVP, encoded by the coding sequence TTGAGTGCCATTGATGTAGGCGTTATCGGAGCTAGTGGATATACTGGACTTGAACTTATTAAAATTCTTCTCAAGCATCCAAAGTTTAACCTCTCTTATGTTGCAAATACAGAAGGAGGAGCAACTCTAAGCGAATTGCACCCATCACTAAAGGGTGCTTTTGAGTGCAATGTTGTAAAAGTAGATATTGATGAATTAGCAAAAAAGTGCGAACTTGTCTTTTTGGCAGTTCCTCATCAAGCGGCTATGGCGTATGTTAAACCATTAATAGAAAAAGGGTTAAAAGTAGTTGATTTATCGGCTGATTATAGACTCTCTAAAGATATTTATGAAGAGTTTTACTGTCCTCATACAGATGTAGAGAATCTCTTACATGCAGTATATGGGCTTCCTGAACTATTTGCTCAAAAGATTAAAAAGGCGAAACTTGTAGCAAATCCTGGATGTTTTCCAACTTCTGCTATTTTGGGTCTGTTGCCATTTATGGATAAGCGTGTAGCGCATACGCCAATTATTGTTGACTCAAAAACTGGAGTAAGTGGAGCTGGTAAAAAGTTAAGTGATGTAACACATTTCGTAAATGTAAATGAGAATCTATTTGCTTATAATCCACTCCTTCACAGACATGCACCAGAGATTGCTCAAAAGCTTGGAGTTGATTTTGATGAGGTGCATTTTGTTCCTCATTTAGTGCCTGTTACTCGTGGGATGTTGAGTTCTATCTATATTCAAGTTGAGGGTGATTTTGATGCATTTTCAATTTTGAGTGAGTTTTACAAAGATGCAAAACATGTAAGAGTTAGTAAAAATCCAGTAGATATGAAGAGCGTAGCAGGAACTAACTTTTGTGATATTTATGTCAAGCAGAAGAACAACATACTATTTATCTCAAGTGCGATAGACAATCTGATGAGAGGCGCATCTTCTGCTGCTGTTGTAAATGCAAACTTGATGATGGGGTTTGATGAAGAGCTTGGAATTCCAAATATAGCGTATGTGCCTTAA
- a CDS encoding TOBE domain-containing protein yields the protein MKIDGRFWLTKDNESFLGSGRIELLKKIENTGSINAAAKEMKMSYKAAWERINSMNKLADEPLITRTTGGKGGGGTTLTPYAYELIKTYDRLNEVHRQFIDRFAEAGDDAEHLAKILNRTFLTTSARNQIPSTINSIKINGLNADIELAMFKECSITSTITEKSTKNMLLHTDSKVYAIIKSSDINILNEAPSPNKNINIIEGVIESIEISQDSLEVAFRINENILLIALLDKESAASLKKGAKAYALINTNNIIIGL from the coding sequence ATGAAGATAGATGGTCGTTTTTGGCTAACGAAAGATAATGAGAGTTTTTTAGGTTCCGGCAGAATTGAACTTTTAAAGAAAATAGAAAATACTGGTTCCATAAACGCTGCTGCTAAAGAGATGAAGATGAGCTACAAAGCCGCTTGGGAGCGGATAAACTCTATGAATAAGTTAGCAGATGAGCCGCTCATCACAAGAACTACTGGAGGAAAAGGCGGAGGTGGAACAACTCTTACTCCTTATGCGTATGAACTTATAAAAACTTATGACCGCCTAAACGAAGTGCATCGCCAATTTATAGACCGTTTTGCCGAAGCTGGTGATGATGCTGAGCATCTTGCTAAAATATTAAACAGAACATTTTTAACAACAAGTGCTAGAAATCAGATTCCCTCCACCATCAATAGCATAAAGATTAATGGTTTAAACGCAGATATTGAGCTCGCAATGTTTAAAGAGTGCTCCATAACCTCTACTATTACTGAAAAATCTACAAAAAATATGCTACTTCACACCGATAGCAAAGTATATGCAATCATAAAATCAAGCGACATAAACATCTTAAATGAAGCTCCAAGCCCTAATAAAAACATAAATATTATCGAGGGAGTTATAGAGTCCATAGAGATTTCTCAAGACTCACTTGAGGTAGCATTTAGAATAAATGAGAACATACTTCTTATTGCTCTCTTAGATAAAGAGAGTGCCGCTTCACTAAAAAAAGGCGCTAAAGCTTATGCTCTTATAAATACCAACAATATAATAATAGGCTTATAG
- the modD gene encoding ModD protein has product MDLLFEDAGYFDLTTYGLGIGEKKGVMSFAPKAEIVLCGVDEVRTILNNLEIQHTFFKKNGEKVMAQEVILECKAEASKLHKAWKISQNIFEYMSGIATYTHKMVTLAKEVNPNISVSTTRKNFPTAKELMLKAVICGGGAPHRIGLFDSILIFEQHLNFFSDKAELEKSFKKLKYAFIEKKVAVEVESFEQALYFASLGADILQCEKMEYETLKKCITLKEQYPHLLLSATGGINESNIAEFAKCGVDFIVTSSPYHAKPLDIKVTIKEAL; this is encoded by the coding sequence ATGGATTTACTATTTGAAGATGCAGGTTATTTTGACTTAACAACATACGGGCTTGGCATTGGCGAGAAAAAGGGTGTCATGAGCTTTGCACCAAAAGCAGAGATTGTGCTTTGTGGAGTAGATGAAGTTAGAACTATCTTAAATAATCTTGAGATACAACACACTTTTTTCAAAAAAAACGGTGAAAAAGTTATGGCTCAAGAGGTTATCTTAGAGTGCAAAGCAGAGGCTTCAAAACTTCATAAAGCGTGGAAAATCTCTCAAAATATTTTTGAGTACATGAGCGGTATCGCAACCTATACTCACAAAATGGTTACTCTAGCTAAAGAGGTAAACCCAAATATAAGCGTCTCAACTACTAGAAAAAATTTCCCTACAGCCAAAGAGTTGATGCTAAAAGCTGTCATATGCGGTGGTGGAGCGCCCCATAGAATTGGGCTTTTTGACTCTATTTTGATATTTGAACAGCATCTAAACTTCTTTAGCGATAAAGCGGAGTTAGAAAAAAGCTTCAAAAAATTAAAGTATGCCTTTATTGAGAAAAAGGTCGCCGTTGAAGTTGAGAGTTTTGAACAAGCGCTTTACTTTGCATCTCTAGGTGCTGACATACTTCAGTGCGAAAAAATGGAGTATGAAACTCTTAAAAAGTGTATAACTTTAAAAGAGCAATATCCACACCTTTTACTCTCGGCAACTGGCGGTATAAATGAGTCAAACATTGCCGAGTTTGCAAAATGCGGAGTTGATTTTATCGTTACTTCCTCACCTTACCATGCAAAACCTCTTGATATTAAAGTCACTATAAAAGAGGCACTATGA
- a CDS encoding ABC transporter substrate-binding protein, whose translation MRVLILIFFIVFSLHARTITDDSGRVVVVPDNITKIYAASPPLSMSLLAFNPDLVAGLNSPFNEVQKKYVGSAYDKPIVGGFMGQGNTPNFEILASVKPDVALIWTRMRGYEKILAKLEKLGIPVLLVNNESIYDLITQFELFATLTGERTRADELIAYTKKSLSLVEQLQERLKKQEQIRYYFAQGLDGLSSECEGSFHLEPFKYAGAKNALDCKMSSNYGMEKIAFETILLSDPDVIVAMESVFVEEIGKNQRFKSLRAIKDAKLFLVPSHPFNYISRPPSFMRLLGIRWLIDSFYSSLRTKSFEEEKKEFEKLFFPQLKES comes from the coding sequence ATGAGAGTTTTAATTTTAATCTTTTTTATAGTTTTTTCTCTACATGCAAGAACTATCACCGATGATAGCGGACGAGTTGTCGTGGTTCCTGATAACATAACCAAAATTTACGCAGCTTCCCCACCTCTTAGCATGTCTCTTTTGGCATTTAATCCTGATTTGGTTGCAGGGCTTAACTCCCCGTTTAACGAGGTTCAAAAAAAGTATGTGGGAAGTGCTTATGACAAGCCTATTGTGGGCGGTTTTATGGGACAGGGAAACACTCCAAATTTTGAGATTTTAGCCAGCGTGAAGCCTGACGTTGCACTCATATGGACTAGGATGAGAGGGTACGAAAAGATATTGGCAAAACTTGAAAAACTTGGCATCCCTGTTTTACTTGTAAACAACGAATCCATCTATGACCTTATCACTCAATTTGAACTATTTGCAACACTAACAGGAGAGCGCACAAGAGCAGATGAGCTTATAGCATACACCAAAAAGAGTCTCTCTCTCGTGGAGCAACTCCAAGAGAGGCTCAAAAAGCAAGAACAGATACGCTACTACTTTGCACAAGGCTTAGATGGGCTTAGCAGTGAATGCGAAGGTTCTTTTCATCTTGAGCCGTTTAAATATGCAGGAGCTAAAAACGCACTTGATTGTAAAATGAGTTCAAACTATGGCATGGAGAAGATAGCTTTTGAGACTATTCTTTTAAGCGACCCTGATGTGATTGTTGCTATGGAGAGCGTTTTTGTAGAGGAGATTGGCAAAAATCAAAGATTTAAAAGCCTCAGAGCTATAAAAGATGCAAAACTTTTTCTCGTGCCCTCACATCCATTCAACTACATCTCAAGACCTCCCTCTTTTATGCGACTTCTTGGCATCAGATGGCTTATAGACTCTTTTTATTCATCGCTTAGAACAAAATCCTTTGAAGAAGAGAAAAAAGAGTTTGAAAAGCTCTTTTTTCCCCAGCTAAAGGAGAGTTGA
- a CDS encoding tRNA threonylcarbamoyladenosine dehydratase, with product MRYERIKSLLGDDFLKLQNAKILLLGVGGVGGHCLDCLCRSGVSDITIVDFDTYDVSNQNRQLWSELHEGEIKVEALKKHYPDVEIINARIDEEWIKNFNFDEYDVVLDAIDDIKAKLALAQKCYKKLISSLGSAKRLDPTKVHVDDIFKSYGDKFGSKIRYELRKRGFKKKYKVVFSSEEAQVKDKGSFVGVTATFGLVMCSEAVKMIQEKKENPLKCRGIIGDGCGGGRDFFIKNETLFAYDESSKESITLLEEIKNAKKISKSGCIITIECKNQKIEFDLSQMRVISLL from the coding sequence ATGAGATATGAGCGCATAAAATCTCTCTTAGGAGATGACTTTCTTAAACTTCAAAATGCAAAAATTTTGCTCTTAGGCGTTGGTGGGGTTGGCGGACACTGTCTTGATTGTCTATGCAGAAGTGGCGTGAGTGATATAACAATAGTAGATTTTGACACTTATGATGTGAGTAACCAAAATCGCCAACTCTGGTCTGAACTGCATGAGGGTGAGATAAAAGTTGAAGCTCTAAAAAAACACTATCCAGATGTAGAGATAATAAATGCTCGTATAGATGAAGAGTGGATAAAAAACTTTAACTTTGATGAGTATGACGTTGTTCTTGATGCTATTGATGATATAAAAGCGAAATTAGCTCTTGCTCAAAAATGCTATAAAAAGCTTATATCTTCTCTTGGAAGTGCCAAAAGATTAGACCCAACAAAGGTACATGTAGATGATATTTTTAAAAGCTATGGCGATAAGTTTGGTTCAAAAATCCGCTATGAGTTGAGAAAAAGAGGATTTAAAAAAAAGTACAAAGTTGTATTTTCTTCTGAAGAAGCACAAGTAAAAGATAAAGGAAGCTTTGTCGGAGTAACTGCTACTTTTGGACTTGTAATGTGCAGCGAGGCTGTAAAGATGATACAAGAAAAAAAAGAGAATCCGCTTAAATGCAGAGGCATTATAGGCGATGGTTGTGGTGGCGGGCGAGATTTTTTTATAAAAAATGAGACACTTTTTGCGTATGATGAGAGTTCAAAAGAGAGCATAACGCTTTTAGAAGAGATAAAAAATGCGAAAAAGATAAGCAAAAGTGGATGCATAATAACTATTGAGTGCAAAAACCAAAAGATAGAGTTTGACCTCTCGCAAATGAGAGTGATAAGTTTGCTATAA